The following proteins are co-located in the Rippkaea orientalis PCC 8801 genome:
- a CDS encoding glycosyltransferase produces MKDYLEIDQNSYDVVIYATFPDEEAPQFNKIRSVIPQTDEKFLGFKKTRILFDSLSHGSKDGFPRLNDYSIPRLKTAPDKEYLQKFNVILPLTYPIGMYIKSPAYNYLLGLPFSPKTINKTVDISYRVNPGLGDSEGSYRQQIRMKILDKLEPYAKAYSLDTNYQEKDPNYNHYLAKVLISVCPPGHGPGTFRHLETLNAQSLMFSHDSINDIKLLPNAELIEGEDYIAFNLDNITDKLDQLLANPKSIESIAKRGYEKFKRGYSSYRTAMRLYQILRELV; encoded by the coding sequence GTGAAAGATTATTTAGAAATTGATCAAAATTCCTATGATGTTGTCATTTATGCAACCTTTCCTGACGAAGAAGCTCCTCAGTTTAATAAAATTCGTTCCGTTATTCCTCAAACTGATGAAAAATTCTTAGGATTTAAGAAAACAAGAATCTTGTTTGATTCCCTTAGTCACGGTTCTAAAGATGGATTTCCTCGCTTGAATGATTATTCTATTCCTCGTCTTAAGACGGCTCCTGATAAGGAATATTTACAAAAATTTAATGTTATTTTACCTCTGACTTATCCCATTGGAATGTATATCAAATCTCCAGCCTATAATTATTTATTGGGGTTGCCATTTTCTCCCAAAACCATTAATAAGACAGTAGATATTTCCTATCGAGTTAATCCAGGGTTAGGAGACAGCGAGGGAAGTTATCGTCAACAAATCAGGATGAAAATTCTTGACAAATTAGAACCCTATGCAAAAGCGTACTCTTTAGATACTAACTATCAAGAAAAAGATCCCAATTATAATCATTACCTAGCAAAAGTTTTAATCTCAGTGTGTCCTCCAGGACATGGACCAGGAACGTTTCGCCACTTGGAAACACTGAATGCTCAATCTTTGATGTTTTCCCATGACTCGATTAATGATATTAAATTGTTACCTAATGCAGAATTAATTGAAGGAGAAGACTATATTGCTTTTAATCTTGATAATATAACGGACAAGTTAGACCAGCTTTTAGCTAATCCAAAATCAATCGAGTCAATAGCTAAAAGAGGATACGAGAAATTTAAACGAGGTTACTCAAGTTACCGTACTGCTATGCGTTTATATCAGATTCTTCGAGAGCTTGTTTAA
- a CDS encoding glycosyltransferase, with product MKSNLPPIYFYLPQSKWPDPMPQSFEYLRPKDGVSSWILQTYLRLLQLGFPCQLISEIPHEGILIGHRESFNYELKPEPKLFLVCVKGDQNCLPYAQLHIVQNKWEVNASPIKIQSISEERYLLPGKRYYMPHWPQPGLIPRHQERGDTFENVVYFGITYNLAPPLRQSSWQQTVENLGLRWCPETNGDRWHDYSNVDVIVAVRSFDRRNSYPWKPATKLYQAWHAEVPAILGPESAFQAERKSELDYLEVTSVAELVDALKRLKNDLGLRQAMVENGQERAKETESEVLTKYWRDFITDICVPAYEQWCQTSVWDRKRFFISRYVSKKLINIQQKLLS from the coding sequence ATGAAGTCTAATTTACCTCCGATCTACTTTTATCTACCGCAATCCAAATGGCCTGATCCCATGCCTCAAAGTTTTGAGTATCTCAGACCAAAAGATGGAGTATCTAGTTGGATTTTGCAAACTTACTTACGTTTACTTCAATTAGGTTTTCCTTGTCAACTCATCTCGGAAATTCCCCATGAAGGGATATTAATTGGTCATCGAGAATCTTTTAACTATGAACTCAAACCTGAACCTAAATTATTCCTTGTCTGTGTCAAAGGCGATCAAAACTGCTTACCCTATGCTCAACTACACATCGTACAAAATAAATGGGAAGTGAACGCTTCTCCTATCAAGATTCAATCCATCTCTGAAGAACGCTATTTATTACCAGGAAAACGGTATTATATGCCCCATTGGCCTCAACCTGGATTAATTCCTCGTCATCAAGAGCGAGGAGATACTTTTGAAAATGTGGTCTACTTCGGAATTACTTATAATTTAGCTCCCCCATTACGTCAATCTTCTTGGCAACAAACGGTCGAAAATTTAGGGTTACGTTGGTGTCCAGAAACTAACGGCGATCGCTGGCATGATTACAGTAATGTTGATGTTATTGTTGCCGTTCGTAGTTTTGATCGTCGTAATAGCTATCCTTGGAAACCAGCCACTAAACTTTATCAAGCTTGGCACGCTGAAGTCCCTGCTATTTTAGGACCTGAGTCCGCTTTTCAGGCTGAAAGAAAGAGCGAACTTGATTACTTAGAAGTTACCAGTGTTGCTGAATTAGTTGATGCGCTCAAACGGTTAAAAAACGATCTAGGATTGCGCCAAGCCATGGTCGAAAATGGTCAAGAGCGAGCCAAAGAAACCGAATCAGAGGTTTTGACAAAATATTGGCGCGATTTTATCACAGATATCTGTGTCCCCGCTTATGAACAGTGGTGTCAAACGTCTGTTTGGGATAGAAAAAGATTTTTTATCAGTCGTTATGTCTCCAAGAAACTAATTAATATCCAGCAAAAATTACTAAGTTAA
- a CDS encoding sulfotransferase gives MQIPTFDKSLRNLKDDLARNYYKIRLNDERSPYHIRFRKRPYKVLFILSHMRSGSSLLTHILNSHPDIIGYGETHLNYSREMDFKQLLFKVYWQLREYSMSHHYVLDKVLHNHKFLTDNFLFNQQVYSIFLLREPNRTLSSILDIKPHWTQEKATNYYLERLAMLENYAKLISNQERSLFITYNQLIKQSDLVFNTFKEFLQTETGFSEQYQVLKTTGIKGVGDSSENIHKGKIMRNARELKTTVSPELIMQGQKSFERCCETLSHYCLHLP, from the coding sequence ATGCAAATTCCTACTTTCGATAAATCCCTGAGAAATCTTAAAGATGATTTAGCGCGTAATTACTATAAAATTCGGCTAAATGATGAGCGTTCGCCCTATCATATTAGGTTTAGAAAAAGGCCGTATAAAGTCCTCTTTATTCTTAGCCATATGCGGTCTGGCTCTTCTTTACTAACCCATATCTTGAACTCTCATCCTGACATTATTGGCTATGGAGAAACCCATCTTAATTATTCAAGGGAGATGGATTTTAAACAGCTACTTTTTAAAGTTTACTGGCAACTGCGCGAGTATTCCATGTCTCATCACTATGTCCTTGATAAAGTGCTTCATAATCATAAATTCTTAACAGATAATTTTCTTTTTAATCAACAAGTGTACAGTATATTTCTACTCAGGGAACCAAATAGAACATTAAGCAGTATTCTAGATATTAAACCCCACTGGACTCAAGAAAAAGCGACTAATTATTATTTAGAACGCCTAGCCATGCTAGAAAATTACGCCAAGCTAATCAGTAATCAAGAGCGTAGTTTATTTATTACCTATAATCAGCTAATTAAGCAGAGTGATTTAGTGTTTAATACCTTCAAAGAATTTCTGCAAACGGAAACAGGGTTTTCTGAACAATACCAAGTCTTAAAAACCACTGGAATAAAAGGGGTGGGTGATTCTTCAGAAAATATTCACAAGGGTAAAATTATGAGAAATGCAAGAGAATTGAAAACCACTGTATCTCCAGAATTAATTATGCAGGGTCAAAAATCTTTTGAGCGTTGTTGTGAAACCCTATCTCACTATTGTTTGCATCTACCTTAA
- the murD gene encoding UDP-N-acetylmuramoyl-L-alanine--D-glutamate ligase, with protein sequence MATAYIIGLGRSGIAAARLLKIQGWEVILSDRAHSPNLEITQQELGQEGITVKLADHPSLIDSNLPNLIVVSPGVPWDVNFLQEARDRGIDVIGELELAWRSLQSSPWVGITGTNGKTTTTALVAAIFQASGLNAPSCGNIGYAACELALSQTKTKASSFDWIIAEVSSYQIESSRELAPKIGIWTTFTPDHLSRHKTLDNYYAIKASLLRRCELQIFNGDDPYLHQVGLHQWADAYWTTVKGKEHLLCDAAKGVYLQDNWIVAFGELIAPLNLFKMVGVHNQQNLLMAVGAARLAGIEKGAIAQAIATFKGVPHRLELITNIDGIDFINDSKATNYDAAEVGLVSVNASVILIAGGEAKEGDDRRWIEQIKAKVATVLLIGEAATAFAQRLQQSNYEAYEIVETMDNAVKRGLELAKKQQAKVVLLSPACASFDQYQSFEHRGDHFRQLCQALKE encoded by the coding sequence ATGGCCACTGCTTATATTATTGGACTAGGAAGATCGGGTATTGCGGCTGCTAGACTGTTAAAAATCCAGGGATGGGAGGTAATTTTAAGTGATCGCGCCCATTCTCCCAATTTAGAGATAACACAACAAGAATTAGGACAAGAAGGAATTACGGTTAAATTAGCCGATCATCCCAGTTTGATTGATTCAAACTTACCTAATTTAATTGTAGTCAGCCCTGGGGTTCCTTGGGATGTGAATTTTTTGCAAGAAGCCCGCGATCGCGGTATTGACGTGATTGGAGAGTTAGAATTAGCGTGGCGATCTCTACAATCATCCCCGTGGGTAGGCATTACAGGAACCAACGGAAAAACCACCACCACTGCCCTTGTTGCAGCCATTTTTCAAGCATCAGGACTGAATGCTCCTTCCTGCGGTAATATTGGCTATGCAGCCTGTGAATTAGCCCTCTCTCAAACAAAAACCAAGGCTTCTTCCTTTGATTGGATTATTGCTGAAGTCAGTAGCTATCAAATCGAGTCATCCCGTGAACTAGCCCCAAAAATTGGCATTTGGACAACGTTTACTCCCGATCACCTCAGTCGTCACAAAACCCTAGACAACTACTACGCCATTAAAGCGTCTCTACTGCGCCGTTGTGAACTACAAATTTTTAATGGGGATGATCCCTACTTACACCAAGTGGGGTTACATCAGTGGGCAGATGCCTATTGGACGACGGTTAAAGGAAAAGAGCATTTACTGTGTGATGCTGCAAAAGGAGTCTATCTTCAAGATAACTGGATTGTTGCCTTTGGGGAATTAATTGCGCCTCTCAATTTGTTTAAAATGGTGGGGGTTCATAATCAACAAAACCTCTTAATGGCGGTTGGGGCGGCGAGATTAGCCGGAATAGAAAAAGGGGCGATCGCTCAAGCTATTGCTACTTTTAAAGGCGTTCCTCACCGTTTAGAATTGATTACAAATATTGACGGAATTGACTTTATCAATGATAGCAAAGCCACTAATTATGATGCCGCCGAAGTGGGGTTAGTGTCTGTGAATGCCTCTGTTATTTTAATTGCAGGAGGAGAAGCCAAAGAAGGCGATGATCGTCGCTGGATTGAGCAAATTAAAGCCAAAGTGGCTACGGTATTATTAATTGGGGAAGCAGCCACGGCTTTTGCTCAACGCTTACAACAATCAAACTACGAAGCTTACGAAATTGTCGAAACAATGGATAATGCTGTTAAACGAGGTTTAGAATTAGCCAAAAAACAACAAGCCAAAGTGGTTTTATTGTCCCCTGCTTGTGCCAGTTTTGATCAATATCAAAGCTTTGAACATCGCGGAGATCATTTTCGTCAACTCTGTCAAGCATTGAAGGAATAA
- a CDS encoding GGDEF domain-containing response regulator: MNQDLARKANILVIDDHQSNLNVLTKMLSEQGYKVQFALSGKLALTWIERNLPDLILLDILMVDMDGYDVCKRLKNNPITRHIPVIFISGLEKSLDKAKAFEVGGVDYITKPFDIAEVLAKVNNQLETHFFKLKLQSNQQKLQEAVKERKEYEDNFFASRSLLSGIFNASLDGIVAMESVRDITGEIKDFRCIAANPMVTQALGIQSEDLIGKIKLKKWIKSINANLFDALVNVVETATNLENDFCYTQDDQKKWYHYLAVKLGDGFAMTVRDITQHRQMSLQLAEQNIALQKEIAERKKSEFILRTNLRQNLLLRAISEDIRSSLDIQYIFETAAQQIGHNFKVNRCLIQTYTNEPIPRILYVAEYLDSGEPSIIDREKLLEANANLPMILSENKVFFTDNVDGNKSLEKSREFFRSRGVKSIMMVKTYYQSKANGLVYLEQCNYHRQWTEEEMSLLESVAAQLGIAIAHSHLLEQLKEANEKLAALANLDGLTQVANRRHFDEILAQRWKQCAREKQPLSLIMCDVDYFKRYNDFYGHQMGDECLIKVAQTIAKTVQRPGDLVARWGGEEFAVILPNTDVNGVKYIAQSIREQVQSLAIIHEDSPIKNQVSISLGIATIIPPAKTLENNHESLIKALIAQADQALYQAKEQGRDRIAP, from the coding sequence ATGAATCAAGATCTTGCCAGAAAAGCCAATATATTAGTTATTGATGACCATCAATCTAATCTGAATGTACTCACGAAGATGTTGTCTGAACAAGGCTACAAAGTTCAGTTTGCTTTGAGTGGAAAATTGGCTCTTACTTGGATAGAAAGGAATTTACCTGACTTGATTTTGTTAGATATTTTAATGGTAGATATGGATGGTTATGACGTTTGTAAGAGACTTAAGAATAATCCGATCACCCGTCATATTCCTGTGATTTTTATTAGTGGCTTAGAGAAATCTTTGGATAAAGCCAAAGCCTTTGAAGTCGGAGGGGTTGATTATATTACTAAGCCTTTTGATATTGCTGAAGTTTTAGCCAAGGTTAATAATCAATTAGAAACTCACTTTTTCAAACTCAAACTACAATCGAATCAGCAAAAATTACAAGAAGCCGTCAAAGAAAGAAAGGAATATGAGGACAATTTTTTTGCATCTCGTTCTTTATTATCAGGTATTTTTAACGCCTCTTTAGATGGGATAGTCGCTATGGAGTCCGTGCGAGATATAACCGGAGAAATTAAAGATTTTCGCTGTATTGCAGCTAACCCTATGGTAACTCAAGCATTAGGGATTCAGTCAGAAGATTTGATCGGAAAAATTAAGCTTAAAAAATGGATCAAGTCCATTAATGCTAATCTCTTTGATGCTTTAGTTAACGTGGTTGAAACGGCGACAAACTTAGAAAATGATTTTTGTTACACTCAAGATGATCAAAAAAAATGGTATCATTATCTTGCTGTTAAATTAGGCGATGGATTTGCCATGACAGTGCGAGATATTACTCAACATCGGCAAATGTCACTACAGTTAGCAGAACAAAATATTGCCCTTCAAAAAGAAATTGCTGAACGGAAAAAATCGGAATTTATTTTACGGACAAATCTACGACAAAACTTACTCTTACGCGCCATTAGTGAGGATATTCGTTCTTCCTTAGACATTCAATATATTTTTGAAACGGCTGCTCAACAAATTGGTCATAATTTTAAAGTGAATCGTTGTTTGATTCAAACCTATACTAATGAGCCAATTCCTCGCATACTCTATGTTGCTGAGTATTTAGACTCTGGAGAACCTTCCATTATAGATCGAGAAAAATTATTAGAAGCTAATGCTAACTTGCCAATGATTTTGTCAGAAAACAAAGTTTTTTTTACTGACAATGTTGATGGAAATAAAAGTTTAGAAAAGAGTCGAGAATTTTTCCGGTCGCGGGGTGTCAAATCAATTATGATGGTCAAAACTTACTATCAATCAAAAGCTAATGGATTGGTTTATTTAGAACAATGTAATTATCATCGCCAATGGACAGAAGAAGAAATGAGTCTTTTAGAATCAGTGGCGGCTCAATTAGGTATTGCGATCGCCCACAGTCATCTATTAGAACAGCTTAAAGAAGCCAACGAAAAATTAGCCGCTTTAGCCAATTTAGATGGATTAACTCAAGTTGCAAATCGTCGTCATTTTGATGAAATTTTAGCTCAACGATGGAAACAATGCGCCAGAGAAAAACAGCCCCTATCTTTAATTATGTGTGATGTGGATTATTTTAAACGTTATAATGATTTTTACGGTCATCAAATGGGAGATGAGTGTTTAATAAAAGTGGCTCAAACCATTGCTAAAACAGTTCAACGTCCAGGGGATTTAGTCGCCCGTTGGGGGGGGGAAGAATTTGCCGTTATTTTACCTAATACTGATGTTAATGGAGTCAAATATATCGCGCAATCCATTCGAGAACAAGTGCAAAGCTTAGCCATTATCCATGAAGATTCACCGATCAAAAATCAGGTTAGTATTAGCTTAGGAATTGCGACTATTATTCCTCCTGCAAAAACCTTAGAAAACAATCATGAAAGTTTAATTAAAGCATTGATCGCTCAAGCCGATCAAGCCCTATATCAAGCCAAAGAACAAGGACGCGATCGCATTGCTCCCTAA
- a CDS encoding endonuclease MutS2: MIQQETLELLEWSRLCQHLATFAATKLGSLSAQKLSIPTNIEESKQLLAQTQEIYRLEQNLDIKWSFDGINDIGDSLERAQLGGMLSGQELLNIATTLAGVRRLRRIIENQEDFPILAELVEDVRTYPEIEQNIYHCIDEAGKVADRASVKLGEIRRHLKDIRDRIVQKLQNIIQRQGGAIQEPVITQRGDRFVIPVKAPQKDQIPGIIHDSSSTGATLYIEPNSIVEWGNKRRQYLRQEQVEEEAILRKLSAEIAEVYDDLDYLLAIATILDLTTAKARYSLWLEGNAPRFINFDQTELITLRQLRHPLLVWQQKHEQGVPVVPINVQVDPKIRVVAITGPNTGGKTVTLKTIGLAALMAKVGLFIPAKEPVEIPWFEQVLADIGDEQSIEQSLSTFSGHIRRIVRITEGLGNQEDQGNRQQATGNSEDQGSSENIPPSPPPPLPPSPPPNTLVLLDEVGAGTDPAEGSALAIALLNYLADHALLTIATTHYGELKALKYQDSRFENASVEFDDQTLSPTYRLLWGIPGRSNALIIAQRLGLNLEIVQEAKTRIGGFSEEINQVIAGLEAQRREQEQKALEAKQLLQKTEKFYTEVSEKATSLQQREQELKRYQEQEVQKAIAQAKEEIAQVIRQLQQGSQTAQKAQQATEALDQITQHQLPKTPKKQASYQPKVGERIRLSNLGQTAEVLEIDEEAQALTVRFGLMKMTVALTEIESLDGKKVEIQTQKKTPTVTATKPDKSASVPIIRTSQNTVDIRGSRVAEAESDLEKAIALATASGILWIIHGKGTGKLRQGVHEFLKLHPQIDRFELAPQNEGGSGVTLAYLK, encoded by the coding sequence TTGATTCAACAAGAAACCTTAGAACTTCTAGAATGGTCACGGCTATGTCAACACCTAGCCACCTTTGCAGCGACAAAATTAGGGTCATTATCGGCTCAAAAACTATCAATTCCGACAAATATTGAAGAAAGTAAACAGCTTTTAGCCCAAACTCAAGAAATTTATCGGTTAGAACAAAATTTAGACATAAAATGGTCTTTTGACGGCATTAACGACATTGGAGACTCCCTAGAACGAGCTCAACTGGGGGGAATGCTATCAGGACAAGAATTGCTCAACATCGCTACAACCCTAGCGGGAGTAAGACGGCTCAGACGAATTATCGAAAATCAAGAAGATTTCCCTATTTTAGCCGAATTGGTGGAAGATGTTCGGACGTATCCAGAAATAGAGCAAAATATCTACCATTGTATCGATGAAGCCGGAAAAGTGGCCGATCGCGCCAGTGTTAAATTAGGAGAAATTCGTCGTCATCTCAAGGATATCCGCGATCGCATCGTCCAGAAACTCCAAAACATTATCCAACGGCAAGGGGGAGCCATACAAGAACCCGTCATCACCCAACGGGGCGATCGCTTTGTTATCCCTGTAAAAGCCCCCCAAAAAGACCAAATTCCAGGGATTATTCACGACAGTTCTAGTACAGGAGCTACCCTGTACATTGAACCCAACTCCATTGTGGAATGGGGCAACAAACGCCGTCAATATCTACGCCAAGAACAGGTAGAAGAAGAGGCGATTTTACGGAAATTAAGCGCGGAAATTGCCGAAGTTTACGACGATCTCGATTACTTACTCGCCATTGCGACTATTCTTGACTTAACGACAGCAAAAGCCCGTTATAGCCTGTGGTTAGAAGGAAATGCCCCCAGATTCATCAATTTTGACCAAACCGAACTCATTACCCTCCGACAATTACGCCATCCCCTCCTCGTTTGGCAACAGAAACACGAACAGGGAGTCCCCGTGGTTCCCATCAACGTCCAGGTTGACCCCAAAATCCGCGTAGTTGCCATCACAGGACCCAATACCGGAGGAAAAACCGTTACCCTCAAAACCATCGGGTTAGCAGCGTTAATGGCAAAAGTTGGGTTATTTATCCCCGCAAAAGAACCCGTAGAAATACCTTGGTTTGAGCAAGTTTTAGCCGATATTGGCGATGAACAGTCCATTGAGCAGAGTTTATCGACCTTTTCAGGTCATATTCGCCGTATCGTTCGGATTACGGAAGGATTAGGCAATCAGGAAGATCAAGGCAACAGGCAACAGGCAACAGGCAACAGTGAAGATCAAGGCAGCAGCGAAAATATCCCCCCCTCACCCCCTCCCCCCCTCCCCCCCTCACCCCCTCCCAATACCCTCGTACTACTCGATGAAGTCGGTGCCGGAACCGATCCCGCAGAAGGGAGTGCTCTGGCGATCGCCCTCCTCAACTATTTAGCCGATCATGCGCTGCTGACAATTGCTACAACCCACTACGGCGAACTAAAAGCCCTGAAATACCAAGATTCGCGCTTTGAGAACGCTTCAGTAGAATTTGACGATCAAACCCTTTCCCCTACCTATCGCCTGTTGTGGGGCATTCCAGGGCGGTCTAATGCCCTAATTATTGCCCAACGGTTGGGGTTAAATTTAGAGATTGTCCAAGAAGCCAAAACCCGTATCGGGGGCTTTTCTGAGGAAATTAATCAAGTCATTGCAGGTTTAGAAGCGCAACGGCGAGAACAGGAACAAAAAGCCCTAGAAGCTAAGCAATTACTGCAAAAAACCGAGAAATTTTATACCGAAGTTTCCGAAAAAGCCACTTCTTTGCAACAGAGGGAACAGGAATTAAAACGCTATCAGGAACAGGAAGTTCAAAAGGCGATCGCCCAAGCAAAAGAAGAAATTGCCCAAGTGATCCGTCAGTTACAACAGGGTTCACAAACCGCGCAAAAAGCCCAACAAGCGACAGAAGCGTTAGATCAAATTACTCAACATCAGTTACCAAAAACCCCGAAAAAACAAGCGAGTTATCAACCGAAAGTCGGGGAAAGAATTAGGCTTTCTAATTTAGGACAAACCGCAGAAGTGTTGGAAATTGATGAAGAGGCACAAGCGTTAACCGTTCGGTTTGGACTGATGAAAATGACGGTTGCTTTGACAGAAATTGAGTCCCTTGATGGCAAAAAAGTTGAGATTCAAACCCAGAAGAAAACGCCAACAGTTACGGCAACAAAACCCGATAAAAGTGCATCCGTTCCCATTATTCGGACTTCGCAAAATACGGTAGATATTCGAGGGAGTCGAGTCGCTGAAGCAGAGTCAGATTTAGAGAAGGCGATCGCGTTAGCCACAGCTTCAGGAATATTGTGGATTATTCATGGCAAAGGAACGGGGAAATTACGCCAAGGAGTCCATGAATTTTTGAAGCTACATCCGCAAATTGATCGCTTTGAATTAGCCCCCCAAAATGAAGGCGGATCGGGGGTCACTTTGGCTTATTTAAAATGA
- a CDS encoding restriction endonuclease subunit M has product MTTNQQHQKLEYGDFQTPLDLAYKICKKLHSLGVKPDLIIDPTCGIGNFLEASSQVFIETSKIIGIEINSTYLRSFSDQRIEMIQGDFLMFKWNSLKQLSFGNILILGNFPWITNSKQAIIGGNNLPPKNNFQKHSGLDAITGKSNFDISEWMLIKTIDQLQNNHAYLGMLCKTSVTRKILNYISSQNYNLKQFATYKIDAKKYFNVAVDASLLFCEISPDFKQYFCSVFENLETSSFETIGYHNKILVRNLNRFKELNFLYTNKNQQKWRSGLKHDCSKVMELRQINDKLTNGFNETVDLEDTYLFPLLKSSDIANNKTSNTKKYVLVTQRNIGESTDKIEKTAPKTWEYLQYYADYLDRRKSKIYQKNPKFSIFGIGDYSFLPWKIAISGLYKQFSFRLINTINNKPVMFDDTVYFLAFEDKMIAEKTFDFLTSKIILDFYSCLTFWDEKRPIKASILNRLDLIYATMT; this is encoded by the coding sequence ATGACAACGAATCAACAACATCAAAAATTAGAATATGGAGATTTTCAAACTCCTTTAGATCTTGCTTATAAAATCTGCAAAAAATTACATAGTTTAGGAGTAAAACCTGATTTAATTATCGATCCTACTTGTGGCATTGGTAATTTTTTAGAAGCCTCATCTCAGGTCTTTATTGAAACGTCTAAAATCATTGGAATAGAAATCAATTCAACTTATTTAAGAAGTTTTTCTGATCAAAGAATTGAAATGATTCAAGGTGACTTTCTAATGTTTAAATGGAATAGCTTAAAACAATTATCATTTGGTAATATTCTGATACTTGGTAATTTTCCTTGGATAACTAATTCCAAACAAGCAATAATTGGAGGAAATAATTTACCTCCAAAAAATAACTTTCAAAAGCACAGTGGATTAGATGCAATTACGGGAAAAAGTAATTTTGATATTTCAGAATGGATGTTAATTAAAACTATTGATCAATTACAAAATAATCATGCTTATTTAGGGATGTTGTGCAAAACTTCTGTTACCAGAAAAATATTAAACTATATCTCTTCTCAAAACTACAATTTAAAGCAGTTTGCTACTTACAAGATTGATGCTAAAAAATACTTTAATGTTGCTGTTGATGCTAGTTTATTATTTTGTGAAATTTCTCCTGATTTTAAGCAGTATTTTTGTTCTGTCTTTGAGAACTTAGAAACCTCATCATTTGAAACAATAGGATATCATAATAAGATCTTAGTTAGAAATTTAAACCGCTTCAAAGAGCTAAATTTTCTATATACTAACAAAAATCAACAAAAATGGCGTTCAGGACTTAAACACGATTGTTCTAAGGTTATGGAATTACGCCAAATTAACGATAAGTTAACTAATGGGTTTAATGAAACTGTGGATCTTGAAGATACTTATTTATTTCCGCTTCTCAAAAGTTCTGATATTGCTAATAATAAAACATCTAATACAAAAAAGTATGTTTTAGTTACGCAAAGAAATATTGGTGAATCTACAGATAAAATTGAAAAAACAGCCCCTAAAACCTGGGAATATTTACAATATTATGCAGATTATTTAGATAGACGAAAAAGTAAGATATATCAAAAAAATCCTAAATTTTCTATTTTTGGGATTGGAGACTATAGTTTTCTCCCTTGGAAAATAGCGATTTCTGGATTATATAAACAGTTTTCTTTTAGATTAATTAATACTATCAATAACAAACCTGTTATGTTTGATGATACGGTTTATTTTCTTGCCTTTGAAGATAAAATGATCGCAGAAAAAACCTTCGATTTTTTAACCTCAAAAATTATATTAGATTTTTATTCATGCTTAACTTTTTGGGATGAAAAACGTCCTATAAAAGCATCAATTTTAAATCGTTTAGACCTAATTTATGCAACAATGACTTGA
- a CDS encoding lecithin retinol acyltransferase family protein, with amino-acid sequence MARGDQIYVYRELLNLNGVYEHHGIDCGDGYVIHYRKPSETIEKTTLLTFTRGNSIYLREYPNEFCFIPDVVVSRAHVRLGEQKYNFLFNNCEHFATWCKTGINHSTQIKEFLPFLKHLNVAGLYNPLKQALKESDPQNAQRLLQEALDDIRVVWDDLQPQYKQAIKERDTWDQVAREAVKRNRDDLARAALEKKLTYQQKINRFKEQLDQLAIMTEKVLKNLLI; translated from the coding sequence ATGGCAAGGGGTGATCAAATTTATGTTTATCGAGAGTTATTAAACCTCAACGGGGTTTATGAACATCACGGCATCGATTGTGGAGATGGTTATGTTATTCACTATCGAAAACCGAGTGAGACAATCGAAAAAACAACCCTATTAACCTTTACTAGAGGAAACTCTATTTATCTTCGGGAATATCCCAACGAATTTTGTTTTATTCCTGATGTCGTTGTCAGTCGAGCCCACGTCAGATTAGGGGAACAAAAATACAATTTTTTGTTTAATAATTGTGAACATTTTGCCACTTGGTGTAAAACAGGAATCAATCATAGTACTCAAATTAAAGAGTTTCTTCCTTTTCTTAAACATCTCAATGTTGCGGGATTATATAACCCTTTAAAACAAGCCTTAAAAGAATCAGATCCCCAAAATGCCCAACGATTATTACAGGAAGCTTTAGACGATATTAGAGTGGTTTGGGACGATCTTCAACCCCAATATAAACAAGCCATTAAAGAACGAGATACTTGGGATCAAGTTGCTAGAGAAGCAGTTAAACGAAACCGAGATGATTTAGCCCGCGCTGCCTTAGAAAAAAAGTTAACTTATCAACAAAAAATTAATCGTTTCAAGGAACAATTAGATCAGTTAGCAATTATGACAGAAAAAGTCTTAAAAAATCTTTTAATATGA